The sequence GTTGTACAGTAATACCTCTTTATAAAATGATGGGGCATCTGCCTGGGTAATGTCCCAGCCTTTAATAGGGTTATTTAGCACAATGTGCGCGGTTTTCCATCTGCGCAGGTCCCAGTAGCGCTGCCCCTCAAAAGCCAGTTCAATGTTGCGTTCGCGCTGGATAATCTCGCGCAAGCCATCTTTTGACTGGAATTTAGTTGGGTTTGAAGAAAAGTTGGTCCATGATGATTCTACCGTATTTAAACCTGCCCGTGCACGCACCTGGTTAATCCACAAGTAAACATCCGGGCTTGGGCCGCCTTTCTCGTTAAGGGCCTCGGCATACAGTAAGTACAGATCAGCCATACGCATTTCGGGCCAGGCAAATTGTACAATGTTGCTGGCAAAGTTACCGTCAGAGCCGGTCGTACTTTCGATACTTACCAGCTTTTTAATGTAATAGCTGGTGATCGAAAAATTGCTGATCCCCTGCCTTGCACCCGGTTCGCCTTTGCGGCCCATTACATATAGCGGGCCACCGGCTACGTTTACATCATAGTTGTTGTACCAGTTGCCAAACCAAACACCGCGGTCAAAACCCAGGTCGGCATAAAAGCGGGGTTCGCGGTCGTAATGCAAAGCAACTGTTTTCTCGCCATTTTTAACGTAAAACCTGTCGGCAGTACCGGCGGTCCTCAGGGCGTATTTATTGGCGTAATCGTAGGTTTTATCTTCGGTAACGGGCACCCCGTTTTTGCTGTAAAACAGCTCTACCATTTTAAGCGGCGGGGCAATAATACTTTTGGGGTTGCTGGTACTGGTAAACGCCGCCAGGTCGGCCATGCAATAACGCTGCATATCGGGCGTGTGCGAGTTAAGGGCAGGCCAGATCACCTCGGTATTATTAACTTTTGCCGTAAGCGCGGTACGAATGTCTAACTGTAGCTTAATGGTATCATTAATACGCCAGGCGGTATTACCGGCAAATTTTGATAAGGCATAACCGTTTGCCTGGCAAAAATCAATGGCCGTTTTACAGGCAGTAGCCGCACTGTCCCATTTGGCCGGTACATAAGTGGTATTGAAAAGGCGGCGGCCTTTATTATCAACAAAGTTTGTGTAATCGGTATTGCCATTAAATAAAGGGCTGGCGGCGGTTACTAAAACCTTTGCCTTAAATGCCAGCACAATAGCCCGCGAAATGCGGCCCAGCTCCGATGTTTCGTTGATGATCCTGTCGGGCAGGAACTGGTTAGCTGCCGCATCATTCAATAACTGACGGATATAATCAAAGCAATCATCCACCGGGTCGCGGTAAACCTGCACCTCATCCGGGCTGGCAGAGATAGGCAGGTTCACTTTCATTAAAGGCACAGGGCCGTACATACGTACCAGGCAAAAGGTATAATATGCTTTTAAAAAGGTAACTTCGCCAATCCAGCGTTGCCTTTCATACTCATTAATATCGGGTACCCTGCCTATATTATCTAAAAAGATATTGCAATTCCTTATCCCATCAAAAAGGGCTGTGCCATGTTTGGCGCCGCTCCAATAGTTGGCCAGCGGTGCATCGGGGTTCTGCAGGCCCTTGGCTATATTAAAAATATCGGCGTCAACGTCCCTTATCGGGTCCATAT comes from Mucilaginibacter mali and encodes:
- a CDS encoding RagB/SusD family nutrient uptake outer membrane protein — encoded protein: MKSIKIILIICLLGTVSSCKKYLDIVPDNIATVENAFTLRSSAEKFLFTCYSYMPKNGLFNNNIAFNGGDEVWYMDPIRDVDADIFNIAKGLQNPDAPLANYWSGAKHGTALFDGIRNCNIFLDNIGRVPDINEYERQRWIGEVTFLKAYYTFCLVRMYGPVPLMKVNLPISASPDEVQVYRDPVDDCFDYIRQLLNDAAANQFLPDRIINETSELGRISRAIVLAFKAKVLVTAASPLFNGNTDYTNFVDNKGRRLFNTTYVPAKWDSAATACKTAIDFCQANGYALSKFAGNTAWRINDTIKLQLDIRTALTAKVNNTEVIWPALNSHTPDMQRYCMADLAAFTSTSNPKSIIAPPLKMVELFYSKNGVPVTEDKTYDYANKYALRTAGTADRFYVKNGEKTVALHYDREPRFYADLGFDRGVWFGNWYNNYDVNVAGGPLYVMGRKGEPGARQGISNFSITSYYIKKLVSIESTTGSDGNFASNIVQFAWPEMRMADLYLLYAEALNEKGGPSPDVYLWINQVRARAGLNTVESSWTNFSSNPTKFQSKDGLREIIQRERNIELAFEGQRYWDLRRWKTAHIVLNNPIKGWDITQADAPSFYKEVLLYNQRFALRDYLWPIETAELRINKNLVQNPGW